A DNA window from Oryctolagus cuniculus chromosome 21, mOryCun1.1, whole genome shotgun sequence contains the following coding sequences:
- the ANAPC7 gene encoding anaphase-promoting complex subunit 7 isoform X8: MALQQKKALSKTSKVRPSTGNSASTPQSQCLPSEIEVKYKMAECYTMLKQDKDAIAILDGIPSRQRTPKINMMLANLYKKAGQERPSVTSYKEVLRQCPLALDAILGLLSLSVKGAEVASMTMNVIQTVPNLDWLSVWIKAYAFVHTGDNSRAINTICSLEKKSLLRDNVDLLGSLADLYFRAGDNKNSVLKFEQAQMLDPYLIKGMDVYGYLLAREGRLEDVESLGCRLFNISDQHAEPWVVSGCHSFYSKRYSRALYLGAKAIQLNSNSVQALLLKGAALRNMGRVQEAIIHFREAIRLAPCRLDCYEGLIECYLASNSIREAMVMANNVYKTLGANAQTLTLLATVCLEDPVTQEKAKTLLDKALTQRPDYIKAVVKKAELLSREQKYEDGIALLRNALANQSDCVLHRILGDFLVAVNEYQEAMDQYSIALSLDPNDQKSLEGMQKMEKEESPTDATQEEDVDDMEGSGEEGDLEGSDSEAAQWADQEQWFGMQ, from the exons ATggctttacagcaaaagaaagcCCTTAGTAAAACTTCAAAAGTGAGACCTTCAACTGGAAATTCTGCGTCTACTCCACAAAGTCAG TGTCTTCCTTCTGAAATTGAGGTGAAATACAAAATGGCTGAATGTTATACAATGCTAAAACAAGATAAAGATGCCATTGCCATACTTGATGGGATCCCTTCAAGACAAAGAACTCCCAAA ATAAACATGATGCTGGCAAATTTGTACAAGAAGGCTGGTCAGGAGCGCCCTTCAGTCACCAGCTATAAGGAGGTGCTGCGGCAGTGCCCTTTAGCCCTGGATGCCATTCTAG GCTTGCTGTCCCTTTCTGTAAAAGGTGCAGAGGTGGCATCAATGACAATGAACGTAATCCAGACGGTACCTAACTTGGACTGGCTCTCAGTGTGGATCAAAGCCTATGCTTTTGTGCATACCGGCGACAACTCAAGAGCAATCAATACCATCTG ttcacTAGAGAAGAAGTCCTTACTGCGAGATAACGTGGACCTCCTGGGAAGCTTAGCAGATCTGTACTTCAGAGCTGGAGACAATAAAAACTCCGTCCTTAAATTTGAGCAGGCACAGATGTTGGATCCTTATCTGATAAAAG GAATGGATGTGTACGGCTACCTCCTGGCACGGGAAGGGCGACTGGAGGATGTGGAGAGCCTTGGCTGCCGCCTTTTCAATATTTCTGATCAGCATGCAGAACCCTGGGTGGTCTCTGG GTGTCATAGTTTCTATAGCAAACGGTATTCCCGGGCCCTGTATTTAGGAGCCAAGGCTATTCAGCTGAACAGTAACAGCGTTCAAGCATTGCTCCTGAAGGGAGCCGCACTGAGGAACATGGGCAGAGTCCAAGAAGCAATAATCCATTTTCGGGAGGCCATACGGCTTGCACCTTGTCGCTTAGATTGTTATGAAG gtcTCATCGAGTGTTACTTGGCCTCCAACAGTATTCGTGAAGCAATGGTAATGGCTAACAACGTTTACAAAACTCTTGGTGCAAATGCACAGACCCTTACCCTTTTAGCCACTGTTTGTCTTGAAGACCCGGTGACACAGGAGAAAGCCAAAACCTTGTTAGATAAAGCCCTGACCCAAAGGCCAGATTACATTAAGGCTGTGGTGAAAAAAGCAGAACTGCTTA GCAGAGAACAGAAATATGAAGATGGAATTGCGTTACTCAGAAACGCACTGGCTAATCAGAGTGACTGTGTCCTGCATCGGATCCTAGGAGATTTCCTTGTAGCTGTCAATGAGTATCAGGAGGCAATGGACCAGTATAGTATAGCACTAAG TTTGGACCCCAATGACCAGAAGTCTCTAGAGGGGATGCAgaagatggagaaggaggagagtCCCACGGATGCCACTCAGGAGGAGGATGTGGACGACATGGAAGGGAGTGGGGAAGAAGGGGACCTGGAGGGCAGCGACAGTGAGGCGGCCCAGTGGGCTGACCAGGAGCAGTGGTTCGGCATGCAGTGA